The following coding sequences are from one Novipirellula caenicola window:
- a CDS encoding GAF domain-containing protein encodes MCLALPSQLSNAFLCDVRAYDVHDNRCVDNSGESELDRLAIECLQTGTAQVVTLQQDPCGAALAFPVFRADAIVSIVVLATAANDQTPGVFEVWSPVGVYEEVALSSGYYGNLARFQNVSSFIRFEKGSGLPGQVWNSLRSIIHNDLANHPGFLRAAGASAGTLETAIGIPVAGENYVASVMLLSSKATPMARGFEVWRADADGGYTLESASYPDPGIELSIGTSMPANSGIPALASEHGGATVSENPAILRSGRSFGEDVTPIQGCLAIPFYESDAITSVTVLLF; translated from the coding sequence ATGTGCCTAGCATTACCGAGCCAACTCTCCAATGCTTTTTTGTGTGACGTCCGCGCTTACGATGTCCATGACAACCGATGTGTTGACAACTCAGGCGAATCGGAACTCGATCGATTGGCCATCGAGTGTCTGCAAACCGGAACCGCTCAAGTGGTGACGTTACAGCAAGATCCCTGCGGCGCGGCGCTAGCGTTTCCCGTCTTTCGCGCCGACGCGATCGTTTCGATCGTCGTCTTGGCTACCGCGGCAAACGACCAGACGCCAGGCGTATTCGAAGTATGGTCGCCGGTGGGCGTCTACGAAGAAGTCGCACTGAGCTCGGGCTATTACGGCAATCTAGCACGTTTCCAGAACGTTTCGTCCTTCATTCGCTTTGAAAAGGGCTCGGGACTTCCCGGACAGGTCTGGAACTCACTGCGATCGATCATCCATAACGACCTAGCCAACCACCCCGGTTTTCTACGTGCTGCTGGCGCAAGCGCCGGAACGCTGGAAACCGCGATTGGGATTCCGGTTGCCGGTGAAAACTACGTCGCATCGGTGATGTTGCTTAGCAGCAAAGCCACGCCGATGGCGCGTGGTTTTGAGGTTTGGCGAGCGGATGCCGATGGTGGCTACACGCTCGAATCCGCCAGCTACCCCGACCCTGGAATCGAACTTTCGATCGGTACGTCCATGCCCGCGAATTCGGGCATTCCAGCGCTAGCGTCCGAGCACGGCGGAGCCACCGTATCAGAAAACCCGGCGATTTTGCGTTCGGGTCGATCATTCGGCGAAGACGTCACTCCGATCCAAGGTTGTCTTGCGATCCCATTTTATGAATCCGACGCCATCACCAGCGTTACTGTGTTGTTGTTTTAA
- a CDS encoding ABC transporter permease produces the protein MNWRGTALKFCNVTGMPIFEPFVRLAAGEDPREQFKGIAKFVLLPIVAIALFIGAWSLAAKTVVTESMQLPSPSATWQAGADLFSMHFAQRSEDQLKKREMLADAIHFMVQAKTLEKQAAAVPATEQEALLANAMIYKKKALQAANYVPSSAPTFIDQIVTSLKTVFFGFAIATLIAVPLGVLCGMSPWFNAALTPAIQMFKPVSPLAWLPLASLVIIWAYSNSQPGETLFEKAFLISAVTVSLCSLWPTLVNTTLGVASVDKDYLNVARVLKLTWSQKLFKIILPASLPLMFAGLRISLGVGWMVLIAADMLAQNPGLGKFVWDEFQNGSSTTYARIAFSVLIIGLIGLVLDRIMICLRNMVSFGNPVAG, from the coding sequence ATGAATTGGCGTGGAACCGCTTTAAAATTTTGCAACGTCACCGGGATGCCGATTTTCGAGCCGTTCGTGCGACTCGCCGCTGGCGAAGATCCACGTGAACAATTCAAGGGGATCGCAAAATTTGTTTTGCTGCCGATTGTCGCAATCGCCTTGTTCATCGGTGCATGGTCGTTGGCCGCCAAGACGGTTGTCACCGAAAGCATGCAACTGCCAAGTCCTTCGGCGACCTGGCAAGCCGGTGCGGATTTGTTCTCGATGCACTTTGCCCAACGCTCCGAAGATCAGCTGAAAAAACGCGAGATGCTTGCCGATGCGATCCATTTCATGGTGCAAGCTAAAACGCTCGAGAAGCAAGCTGCCGCGGTACCCGCGACTGAACAAGAAGCCTTGCTCGCCAACGCAATGATCTACAAAAAGAAGGCACTGCAAGCGGCGAACTATGTGCCATCGAGTGCTCCGACCTTTATCGACCAAATCGTCACCAGTTTGAAAACTGTCTTTTTTGGTTTCGCCATCGCCACCTTGATCGCGGTCCCGTTGGGAGTGCTGTGTGGCATGAGCCCGTGGTTCAACGCTGCGTTGACGCCGGCGATTCAGATGTTCAAACCGGTCAGCCCGCTGGCTTGGTTGCCGTTGGCCAGCCTCGTCATCATTTGGGCTTATAGCAATTCACAACCAGGCGAAACGCTGTTTGAAAAAGCATTCTTGATCTCGGCGGTCACGGTCTCGCTCTGCTCGCTGTGGCCGACGCTGGTCAACACCACCCTTGGCGTTGCCAGCGTCGACAAGGATTACTTGAATGTCGCTCGTGTGCTGAAGCTGACGTGGTCTCAAAAGCTGTTCAAGATCATTTTGCCCGCCAGTCTGCCGCTGATGTTTGCGGGCCTGCGAATCAGTCTGGGTGTCGGATGGATGGTGCTGATTGCTGCGGACATGTTGGCCCAAAACCCGGGGCTGGGCAAGTTTGTTTGGGACGAATTCCAGAACGGCAGCAGCACGACCTATGCACGAATTGCATTCAGTGTCTTGATCATTGGTCTGATCGGCTTGGTCTTGGACCGGATCATGATTTGTCTACGCAACATGGTTAGTTTCGGAAACCCGGTCGCGGGCTAG
- a CDS encoding alginate export family protein codes for MLATPKRRRSRAALLAALSTLFTLNAAVADNYSDVRVSDSATETVFVEPAVRVVNDTYYTAAEAIAEDEAAPLSDTAIYPEALPAPVEHASTSCGCCNSTCCTKKQQDAATEKMKNAYGGVFYANDFSYLNDPCYNGPSFFGDSLKGLAGGKLDLGGEVRVRYHDEDGMRGLGLTGRDDEFWLTRLRLFSDYRMNEYIRLYGEYLYADSGGEFFNNRPIEENRGEIQNLFADVNLFSDGCSKLTARVGRQELLYGNQRLISPLDWANTRRTFEGGRLMYSNQDWNVDGFFVHPVNRNAATESKIDDADESVDFFGTYLTRKGLDIGTLDLYYLGLDDSTDDFDYHTLGSRVAGSNGDLLYEVEGGVQFGTNSNASSHDAAFFTGGLGRKLKVANWKPTVWFWYDYASGGDSDFVARGDDAFDHLFPLAHKYNGFMDLFGRRNLHDINMQFITPVLGPKVNLLVWYHYFLLDTSTTPYGVTMQPYNTTALAEDKELGHEIDVAINVNLNPRSSMLIGYSRFFAGDYYDETPGVLSNDDAQFVYTQFQTRF; via the coding sequence ATGTTGGCGACCCCAAAACGACGCCGTTCGCGTGCCGCATTGCTGGCCGCTCTCTCGACCTTGTTCACGCTCAATGCGGCAGTGGCGGATAACTATAGTGATGTCCGTGTATCGGACTCCGCGACGGAAACCGTTTTCGTCGAGCCGGCCGTCCGCGTCGTCAACGATACGTACTACACCGCAGCCGAAGCGATCGCCGAAGACGAGGCTGCACCGTTGTCGGACACGGCAATCTATCCCGAGGCATTACCTGCACCGGTGGAACATGCGTCGACGTCCTGTGGTTGCTGCAACAGCACCTGTTGCACCAAAAAGCAGCAAGATGCAGCGACAGAAAAGATGAAGAACGCCTATGGCGGCGTGTTCTATGCCAACGATTTCAGCTATTTGAATGATCCGTGCTACAACGGGCCTTCGTTTTTCGGTGATTCACTCAAGGGGCTTGCCGGTGGTAAGCTTGATCTCGGCGGCGAAGTTCGTGTTCGCTACCACGACGAAGATGGCATGCGTGGACTTGGGTTGACCGGACGTGACGACGAATTTTGGTTGACCCGTTTGCGATTGTTCTCGGACTATCGCATGAACGAATACATTCGTCTGTATGGTGAATACCTTTACGCGGATTCCGGAGGCGAGTTTTTCAACAACCGCCCGATCGAAGAGAATCGTGGTGAGATTCAGAACTTGTTCGCAGACGTGAATTTGTTCTCTGACGGATGCAGCAAGCTGACCGCACGCGTCGGACGCCAAGAATTGCTATACGGCAACCAACGATTGATCTCGCCCTTGGATTGGGCCAACACCCGTCGTACGTTCGAAGGTGGACGTTTGATGTATTCCAATCAAGATTGGAATGTGGATGGGTTCTTCGTTCATCCAGTCAATCGCAACGCTGCCACCGAGAGCAAGATTGATGACGCGGACGAGAGCGTTGACTTTTTCGGCACGTACCTAACCCGTAAAGGGTTGGACATCGGTACCTTGGATCTGTACTACCTAGGGCTGGATGATAGTACCGATGATTTTGACTACCACACGTTGGGGTCACGCGTCGCAGGCAGCAACGGCGATTTGCTTTACGAAGTCGAAGGTGGAGTTCAATTCGGTACTAACAGCAACGCCAGCAGTCACGATGCCGCCTTCTTTACCGGTGGTTTGGGACGCAAACTGAAGGTCGCCAATTGGAAACCTACGGTGTGGTTCTGGTATGACTATGCCTCCGGCGGCGATTCGGACTTTGTTGCTCGCGGGGATGACGCGTTTGATCACTTGTTCCCATTGGCCCACAAATACAATGGTTTCATGGACTTGTTTGGTCGTCGTAACCTTCACGACATCAACATGCAGTTCATCACTCCGGTGCTTGGGCCCAAAGTCAATCTGTTGGTGTGGTACCACTACTTCCTGCTCGATACATCGACCACGCCTTACGGCGTAACGATGCAGCCGTACAACACGACGGCGTTGGCCGAAGACAAGGAATTAGGACACGAGATCGACGTCGCGATCAACGTCAACTTGAACCCACGCAGCAGCATGTTGATTGGCTACTCGCGATTCTTTGCCGGCGATTACTACGACGAAACGCCCGGCGTGTTGTCCAACGACGATGCCCAATTTGTCTACACTCAGTTTCAAACTCGCTTCTAA
- a CDS encoding nitrate ABC transporter ATP-binding protein has protein sequence MAGYVEMFRLGKTYDTLKGPAVIVEDFNLNMKQGEYASLLGHSGCGKSTVLMMVAGLCDITDGGVVVANHEIDGPGPDRGIVFQSPCLMPWMTAIENVLLGVDQVYPHATKKQRHDLSAYYLSLVGLGNNLRTRASDLSQGMQQRVGIARAFALKPKMLLLDEPFGMLDSLTRMELQEILLEILMRDKVTTMMITHDVDEALFMSDRVVMMTNGPRATVGAIFDIPFDRPRVRTEVLEHPEYYDYREKLLCFLEEQDHKKLKQDVVKLEAKKAESVNEEDSVCA, from the coding sequence ATGGCTGGCTACGTAGAAATGTTTCGTCTCGGCAAGACGTACGACACGCTGAAAGGTCCGGCGGTCATTGTCGAAGACTTTAATTTGAACATGAAGCAGGGCGAATACGCGAGTCTGTTGGGACACTCGGGGTGTGGTAAAAGCACCGTGTTGATGATGGTCGCGGGGCTCTGTGATATCACCGACGGCGGCGTGGTGGTTGCCAATCACGAAATCGATGGCCCCGGTCCCGATCGCGGGATCGTATTCCAATCGCCCTGTTTGATGCCGTGGATGACGGCGATCGAAAACGTGCTGTTGGGCGTCGATCAAGTCTACCCGCACGCGACCAAGAAACAGCGTCACGATTTGTCGGCGTATTACTTGTCGCTCGTTGGGTTGGGCAACAACCTACGCACACGTGCGTCGGATCTAAGCCAAGGCATGCAACAACGCGTGGGCATTGCTCGTGCGTTTGCCCTGAAACCCAAAATGCTGTTGCTGGACGAACCGTTCGGAATGCTCGACTCGCTGACTCGTATGGAACTGCAAGAGATCCTGCTCGAGATTCTGATGCGAGACAAAGTCACCACGATGATGATCACCCACGATGTCGACGAGGCTCTGTTCATGAGCGACCGCGTCGTGATGATGACCAATGGCCCGCGTGCGACGGTCGGTGCCATTTTTGACATTCCGTTTGATCGCCCCCGTGTTCGTACCGAGGTGCTCGAGCACCCCGAGTATTATGATTACCGCGAAAAACTACTCTGTTTCTTAGAGGAACAAGACCACAAGAAGTTGAAACAAGACGTCGTGAAGCTTGAAGCCAAGAAGGCGGAAAGCGTCAACGAGGAGGACTCTGTATGTGCCTAG
- a CDS encoding nitrate reductase, with amino-acid sequence MIQPTPNTGGMSPRSLLPKLLRKHDGKMTRELLLHPGDHGLGMTHESLQADATTTAVCGYCSTGCGLRLHLRDDEAVGLTPETTYPVNLGMACPKGWEALRVLDSEDRATEPLIRTSDGKFAPVSWDHALRLFTTRMKGIQHQHGPDSVAFLSTGQIACEEMAFLGALAKFGMGIKHGDGNTRQCMATAATAYKESFGFDSPPFTYDDFEQSDCMVFIGANPCIGHPIMWERVLRNQNNPEIIVIDPRRTESAMAATQHLQIRPKSDLALLYAITHHLIACECVDRNFIDQHTEGFEKLCEHVSRFSPDAVASTTGISADVIRQTAETIGRRKAVSLWWTMGVNQSYEGTRTAQAIINIALITGNIGRPGTGANSITGQCNAMGSRLWSNTTNLFGHHDFKDSADREKVASSLGIDPERIPTEPSWSYDGIMDGIRRGDIRGLWVIATNPAYSWIHQSEARNLLDRLDFLVVQDMYHTTETARHADLILPAAGWGEKAGTFINSERRYGVLKKVRRAPGKALADFHIFRALASYWGVEEMFSEWTDPEAVFRIMQRASEDQPCDITGIEGYEQIDRCGGIQWPWTEADAEGDFQPEQQRRLFADGRFYHHDGRARLVVDNVTPMPEAPDEEYPTLLMTGRGTVSQWHTQTRTSKSPVLRKLYPNEAYIEINPQDAAAMDIVNGDQIRAQSRRGSLLATAMVTPTVKPGHAFMPMHYEATNQLTLGHFDPHSRQPSYKDCAVRIERA; translated from the coding sequence ATGATTCAGCCAACGCCAAACACGGGCGGAATGTCACCGCGATCGCTATTGCCAAAGCTGCTGCGTAAGCACGATGGCAAAATGACGCGTGAATTGCTGCTGCATCCGGGCGACCATGGGTTGGGAATGACTCACGAGTCGTTACAAGCCGACGCCACAACGACGGCGGTATGCGGTTACTGTTCAACCGGCTGTGGATTGCGACTGCATTTGCGTGATGACGAGGCCGTCGGACTGACTCCGGAAACGACGTACCCTGTTAATCTTGGCATGGCCTGCCCCAAGGGCTGGGAAGCGCTGCGAGTGCTGGATTCCGAGGACCGTGCGACCGAACCGTTGATCCGCACCTCGGACGGCAAATTCGCACCGGTTTCGTGGGACCACGCACTGCGTCTTTTCACGACTCGGATGAAAGGGATCCAACATCAACACGGCCCCGATTCGGTTGCATTTTTGAGCACCGGACAAATCGCATGCGAAGAGATGGCGTTTCTCGGTGCATTGGCCAAGTTCGGGATGGGGATCAAACATGGCGACGGAAACACGCGTCAATGCATGGCAACCGCCGCAACGGCCTACAAGGAATCGTTCGGATTCGACTCGCCGCCATTTACCTATGACGATTTCGAGCAAAGCGATTGCATGGTGTTCATCGGTGCAAATCCTTGCATTGGTCATCCGATCATGTGGGAACGCGTGCTGCGAAACCAGAACAATCCCGAAATCATCGTGATCGATCCTCGTCGTACGGAAAGTGCGATGGCGGCGACACAGCACTTGCAAATCCGTCCTAAATCCGACCTCGCGCTGCTGTATGCGATCACCCATCACTTGATCGCGTGCGAATGTGTTGATCGAAATTTTATCGACCAACATACCGAAGGGTTTGAAAAGCTGTGCGAGCATGTCAGCCGATTTTCGCCCGATGCGGTCGCATCGACGACGGGAATTTCAGCAGATGTCATTCGCCAAACCGCGGAAACGATCGGGCGACGAAAAGCGGTGTCGCTGTGGTGGACGATGGGCGTCAATCAAAGTTACGAAGGGACGCGAACAGCACAAGCGATCATCAATATCGCCTTGATCACTGGCAATATCGGCCGCCCCGGAACCGGGGCCAATAGCATCACCGGCCAATGCAACGCGATGGGTTCACGATTGTGGAGCAACACCACCAACCTATTCGGACATCACGACTTCAAAGACTCGGCCGATCGCGAGAAAGTCGCCAGCAGTTTGGGGATCGATCCGGAACGAATTCCAACAGAACCCAGCTGGAGCTACGACGGGATCATGGACGGGATTCGTCGTGGTGACATCCGTGGATTGTGGGTGATCGCCACCAATCCCGCCTACAGCTGGATTCACCAGAGCGAAGCTCGCAATCTACTCGATCGGCTCGATTTCCTTGTCGTGCAAGACATGTATCACACCACCGAGACGGCTCGACATGCGGATTTGATTCTGCCTGCGGCCGGTTGGGGTGAAAAAGCGGGGACGTTCATCAATAGCGAACGTCGCTACGGTGTGCTGAAAAAGGTACGCCGAGCGCCGGGCAAAGCATTGGCGGATTTCCACATCTTTCGTGCACTCGCATCGTACTGGGGTGTCGAGGAGATGTTTTCCGAGTGGACCGACCCTGAAGCCGTGTTTCGCATCATGCAGCGAGCTAGCGAAGACCAACCCTGTGACATCACCGGCATCGAAGGCTACGAACAAATCGATCGCTGCGGTGGCATCCAGTGGCCGTGGACCGAAGCCGATGCGGAAGGCGATTTCCAACCCGAACAACAACGTCGGCTGTTCGCCGATGGCCGGTTTTATCACCACGATGGTCGAGCCCGTTTGGTGGTCGACAACGTGACTCCGATGCCCGAAGCCCCCGACGAGGAATACCCGACGTTGTTGATGACCGGTCGTGGCACGGTCAGCCAGTGGCATACGCAAACTCGCACAAGCAAAAGTCCCGTGCTTCGCAAGCTCTATCCCAACGAAGCGTACATCGAGATCAATCCCCAAGACGCGGCCGCGATGGACATCGTCAACGGCGACCAAATCCGCGCCCAATCTCGCCGCGGCAGCTTGCTCGCCACGGCCATGGTGACACCGACGGTGAAACCGGGGCACGCCTTTATGCCAATGCATTATGAAGCCACCAACCAATTAACGCTGGGACATTTTGACCCCCACAGTCGGCAACCCAGTTACAAAGACTGTGCCGTAAGGATCGAACGAGCATGA
- a CDS encoding DmsC/YnfH family molybdoenzyme membrane anchor subunit, protein MAIALPIVQSSPDLVEQLLTEQQSLSAVEQFSSTHDSEASAAPAQARYYRSLMPASPPGPGQQYSFDVDLDQCSGCKACVVACHTMNGLDEDESWRRVGTLTIGEPEAPRIQHVTTACHHCEDPGCLNGCPVKAYEKDPQTGIVRHLDDQCIGCKYCTMMCPYEVPQYSERLGIVRKCDMCHQRLSAGEAPACVQACPNEAISIAVVNIAETEFTSDDRIAAGAPVSTITKPTTNYRSDFGDAAKNATPQDIGVDHVAESHWPLAVMLVATQVSVGMIFVERFAATLAWISGHDHSIMATRSILLVALLIGGIGLNIASLHLGQPLRAWRVFLGLKTSWLSREAVVLGKYVGLLTAATALYWLPVVSNYLPQSIQAWIPAIPAWAASLTLVMAIIVGVAGLFSSAMIYIATRRQIWRSSRTLIRFMGTAVVAGAIGVLPMLILQGESRFISVAITMLGLITLASKAAWEWSVHLNPNGRGDAYDRRSRRLVHRSLSRLARSRMLAANAGLGLLCVVAAATFVSPWTAATLAIAAGLIVIGGEIAERLLYFMSVVYDRMPGTFR, encoded by the coding sequence ATGGCCATCGCACTCCCTATCGTTCAGTCGTCACCTGACTTGGTCGAGCAATTGCTGACCGAGCAGCAGTCGCTTTCGGCTGTGGAACAATTCAGTTCCACGCATGACAGCGAAGCGAGTGCAGCGCCGGCACAGGCACGTTATTACCGCAGCCTGATGCCCGCGTCACCTCCGGGGCCGGGACAACAATACTCGTTCGACGTTGATCTCGATCAATGCAGTGGCTGCAAAGCGTGCGTGGTCGCGTGTCACACCATGAACGGATTGGACGAAGACGAAAGTTGGCGACGTGTTGGGACGTTGACGATCGGTGAACCCGAGGCACCGCGAATTCAACACGTCACGACCGCTTGCCACCACTGCGAAGACCCCGGGTGTTTAAACGGATGCCCTGTCAAAGCCTACGAAAAGGATCCTCAGACGGGAATTGTCCGTCACCTCGATGACCAATGTATCGGCTGTAAATACTGCACGATGATGTGCCCGTACGAGGTTCCGCAATACAGCGAACGATTGGGGATTGTCCGTAAATGCGACATGTGCCACCAACGTTTGTCCGCCGGCGAAGCTCCCGCGTGTGTGCAGGCGTGTCCAAACGAAGCCATCTCGATCGCGGTGGTCAACATTGCTGAGACCGAATTCACTTCGGACGACCGGATCGCGGCCGGTGCCCCGGTATCGACGATCACGAAACCCACAACGAACTATCGCAGCGATTTCGGTGATGCGGCCAAGAATGCAACGCCTCAAGACATCGGGGTGGATCATGTGGCCGAGAGCCATTGGCCATTGGCCGTGATGTTGGTGGCCACGCAAGTCTCGGTGGGAATGATCTTCGTCGAGCGATTTGCCGCGACATTGGCTTGGATTTCCGGGCACGATCACTCGATCATGGCAACACGATCCATTTTGCTAGTCGCGTTGCTGATTGGTGGCATCGGATTGAACATCGCATCGCTACACCTCGGTCAACCTCTGCGAGCTTGGCGAGTCTTTTTAGGTTTGAAAACGAGCTGGCTCAGCCGCGAAGCCGTTGTGCTGGGCAAATACGTGGGACTGCTAACCGCTGCCACCGCACTGTATTGGTTACCGGTCGTTAGCAACTACCTGCCGCAATCGATCCAAGCGTGGATCCCCGCAATTCCTGCTTGGGCTGCAAGCTTGACCCTTGTGATGGCGATCATCGTCGGCGTCGCGGGGCTGTTCAGTAGCGCCATGATCTACATCGCAACGCGTCGCCAGATTTGGCGAAGCTCGCGAACCTTGATTCGCTTTATGGGAACCGCGGTGGTTGCCGGAGCCATTGGGGTACTGCCCATGTTGATCCTGCAGGGTGAAAGCCGTTTCATTTCCGTGGCAATCACGATGCTTGGCTTGATCACATTAGCCAGCAAAGCAGCTTGGGAATGGAGCGTGCATCTAAATCCCAACGGACGTGGGGATGCCTACGATCGTCGCTCGCGTCGCTTGGTGCATCGATCACTATCGCGGCTTGCCCGTTCTCGGATGCTGGCGGCCAATGCGGGTTTGGGATTGTTGTGCGTGGTCGCTGCGGCCACTTTCGTTTCTCCATGGACTGCGGCCACGCTTGCCATTGCGGCCGGATTGATTGTGATCGGCGGCGAGATTGCCGAACGACTGCTTTATTTCATGAGTGTTGTTTACGACCGGATGCCAGGAACTTTCCGATGA
- a CDS encoding CmpA/NrtA family ABC transporter substrate-binding protein, with product MMTAGCGGSKITLEDLEAAAEKVMQETASEEATGAEPAVIAEMLDIEKPSLKFGFIKLTDCAPLVIAKEKGYFQDEGLNVEIEAQSNWKVLLDRVIDGQLDGAHMLAGQPIGATIGFGTKAHIITAYSLDYNGNGITVSNEIWSQMQENDESLKSPTPPHPISAKPLKPIVDRYKQDGKEFNMGMVFPVSTHNYEIRYWLAAAGIHPGFYNKDNITGMVDADVLLSVTPPPQMPSTLEAGTILGYCVGEPWNQQAVAKGIGVPITTNYDIWKNNPEKVFGVSAEWNEKYPNTHVAIVKALIRAGKWLDETDADGNLTNREEAATILSGKDYVGADEELIKKSMTGTFVFQKTDVRPMPDFNVFFKHYASYPHYSDCIWFLTQMRRWGQITESKPAKWYEETAKEVYKPEIYRKAAAMLVAEGKIAKTEIPEDDYDGYRPPTNEFIDGNTYDARDPIGYINSFVIGNKDGDAADAKPTEQ from the coding sequence ATGATGACGGCCGGCTGCGGAGGATCCAAGATCACACTGGAGGACTTGGAGGCCGCCGCCGAGAAGGTAATGCAAGAAACTGCATCCGAGGAAGCGACGGGCGCGGAACCCGCGGTCATCGCCGAGATGCTGGACATCGAAAAGCCATCGCTGAAGTTTGGCTTCATCAAGCTAACCGACTGTGCACCGCTGGTGATTGCGAAAGAGAAGGGGTACTTCCAGGACGAAGGGCTGAACGTCGAAATCGAAGCCCAATCGAATTGGAAAGTGTTGCTGGACCGCGTCATCGACGGGCAGCTTGATGGTGCTCATATGTTGGCCGGACAACCGATCGGAGCCACCATCGGATTTGGCACCAAAGCACACATCATCACCGCTTACAGCTTGGATTACAACGGAAACGGCATCACGGTCAGCAACGAGATCTGGAGCCAGATGCAAGAGAACGACGAAAGTTTGAAGTCGCCAACGCCGCCGCATCCGATCTCGGCAAAGCCGCTCAAGCCGATTGTGGATCGCTACAAGCAGGACGGCAAAGAATTCAACATGGGGATGGTGTTCCCCGTCAGCACACATAACTACGAAATTCGTTACTGGCTGGCAGCCGCCGGCATCCACCCTGGTTTCTATAACAAAGACAACATCACCGGAATGGTGGACGCCGACGTCTTGCTTTCGGTCACTCCGCCGCCGCAAATGCCGTCGACGCTCGAAGCCGGCACGATTCTAGGTTACTGTGTCGGCGAACCTTGGAACCAGCAAGCGGTTGCCAAGGGCATCGGCGTCCCGATCACGACCAACTACGACATTTGGAAGAACAACCCTGAAAAGGTGTTCGGGGTTTCGGCCGAGTGGAACGAGAAGTATCCGAACACGCATGTTGCGATTGTCAAAGCACTGATTCGAGCAGGCAAGTGGCTCGACGAAACCGATGCCGATGGCAATCTGACCAACCGTGAAGAAGCCGCTACGATCCTCAGTGGCAAGGACTATGTCGGTGCCGACGAGGAGCTTATCAAAAAGAGCATGACCGGGACCTTTGTCTTTCAGAAGACTGATGTTCGTCCGATGCCCGATTTCAACGTGTTCTTCAAACACTACGCCAGCTATCCGCACTACAGCGATTGCATTTGGTTCCTGACCCAAATGCGTCGTTGGGGGCAGATCACCGAAAGCAAGCCGGCCAAGTGGTACGAAGAAACGGCCAAAGAAGTCTACAAACCTGAGATCTACCGCAAGGCCGCCGCAATGTTGGTGGCCGAAGGCAAGATCGCGAAAACCGAAATTCCTGAAGACGACTACGACGGCTATCGGCCGCCTACCAACGAGTTTATCGACGGCAACACCTACGATGCTCGGGACCCGATTGGCTACATCAACAGCTTTGTGATTGGCAACAAAGATGGCGACGCTGCCGACGCCAAGCCCACTGAGCAATAA
- a CDS encoding ABC transporter ATP-binding protein: MSVAILADPAIETRLDNSPPNPILTMRNVSKGYGSGVTRNEVLQNINLNIREGEFLAVVGFSGSGKTTFTQLLAGLIQPDSGEILMEGEPVTGPGPDRGLVFQNYSLLPWLTVRGNIALSVDSVFRHWGKGERRDHVEKFIEMVGLSHAAHRHPHELSGGMRQRTSLARTLAMKPKVLLLDEPLSALDALTRSVLQEEILKIWEEERQTCLMITNDVDEAILVADRIVALNPGPRASLGPIFTVELDRPRDKSALNHNERFKGLRNAVTNYLVAVRQKSRSDEAAGSTAPKFELPDIDPISLTKPHRLIVNSPAQ, translated from the coding sequence ATGAGCGTCGCCATCCTTGCTGATCCAGCAATCGAGACACGACTCGACAACTCGCCACCGAATCCGATTCTGACGATGCGTAACGTATCGAAGGGGTATGGCAGTGGGGTGACTCGCAATGAAGTATTGCAGAACATCAACCTGAATATCCGCGAAGGCGAATTTCTAGCGGTGGTTGGTTTTTCCGGAAGCGGCAAGACCACCTTCACACAGTTGTTGGCCGGTTTGATCCAGCCCGACAGTGGAGAGATTTTGATGGAAGGCGAACCGGTCACGGGGCCGGGGCCGGATCGCGGATTGGTGTTCCAAAACTATTCGCTGCTGCCGTGGTTAACCGTACGCGGCAACATCGCATTGTCAGTCGACAGCGTGTTTCGCCACTGGGGCAAAGGCGAACGCCGCGATCATGTCGAAAAATTCATCGAGATGGTCGGCCTCAGCCACGCGGCCCATCGTCACCCGCATGAATTGTCGGGCGGCATGCGGCAACGCACTTCGTTGGCACGCACATTGGCGATGAAACCCAAAGTGCTGTTGTTGGACGAGCCTCTTTCCGCTCTCGATGCATTGACGCGTAGCGTGTTGCAAGAAGAGATTTTGAAGATTTGGGAAGAGGAACGTCAAACGTGTTTGATGATCACCAACGATGTTGACGAAGCGATCTTGGTTGCCGATCGCATCGTCGCGCTCAACCCAGGCCCGCGGGCGTCGCTGGGGCCGATCTTCACGGTCGAGCTTGACCGCCCGCGTGACAAATCGGCGCTGAATCACAACGAACGTTTTAAAGGACTGCGAAACGCCGTGACCAATTACTTGGTGGCCGTCCGCCAAAAATCACGTAGCGACGAAGCAGCCGGTTCGACCGCACCGAAGTTTGAACTACCCGACATCGATCCCATCAGTTTGACGAAGCCGCATCGCTTGATCGTCAATTCACCAGCTCAGTAA